The following DNA comes from Microbacterium wangchenii.
CGGCGACGCCGAGGTCGAAGCGCGCGTCGGGGAAGAGCCCCCGCCCGAGCGCCGTGCTCGCCGTGAGCGCCCCCGTCGCCTCGGCCAGGTCGCCGAGCACCGCCCCGGCGCTGGCCAGCCACGCGCCGCGGCCGCCGAGGAGGACGGGGCGGCGGGCGCCGGCGAGCGCCTCGACGATCCCGTCGAGGACGGCCTCGGCGAACGGGGTGCGCGGCGGCAGCTGCGGGTCGGGCACCGGATCGGCCGTGGCGGGGACGGGGCCGGCGTCGCGCGTGGCGAGGTCGTACGGGATCGCGAGGACCACGGGGACGCGATACGTGTGGGCGTGCTCGATGGCGATCGCGACGGTGGCCGCGGCATCCCGGTGCCCCACGGTGTACGTGCGGGCGCCGACGCCGTCGGCCAGGGCGATCTGGTCCACGCCCCACGGCCGCAGGCCCGAGGTCGGCTCGTCGCCGACCAGGAGGACGAGCGGCGTGCGGGCCTGCACGGCTTCGGCCAGCGCGGTGAGGGTGTTGGTGAAGCCGGCGCCGTAGGTCGCGGTCGCCGCGGCGATCCGCCCCGACGCGCGGAAGTATGCATCCGCCGCCGCGACCCCCGCCGCCTCGTGGCGCACCGCGACGAAACGAGCCGCGGTGTCGCGCTCGAGAGCGTCGAGGAAATAGGCGTTGCCGTTGCCCATCACGCCGAACACGGTGTCGAGAGAGCGCGAGAGCGTGGCGGCGACGTGGGCGGAGACGGAGGGCATGGCGAAGCCTTTCGAGACGGGGGACGGGGTGGGCCGTATGTGTCTCGCGCGCTGGCCGAGCGGCTGCGTGCCCCTTTTCCGGGCACCGGCGCGGGGGAGTCGCCGGACGGTGGCAAGTATAGGACGGTCACCGGATGCGCGCGGCGCCTCGACGCGCCGTCCATCGCACGCGCGAGGCTGTACGCGGTGTATATCGATGGCGATGCGTGCTGGTGGCCACAATGGAGGGGAAGGTATCGATCGAGGAGGACGGAACATGAGCGTGTCGCGCGAGGAAGAACTGCTGGCATCGGTCCCTGACGGCCTGTATATCGCGGGGCAGTGGCGCGCGGCGGAGGGGGGCAAGACGCTCGACGTCGCCGACCCCGCCACCGGCGACGTCATCCGCTCGATCGCCGACGCCTCGGTCGCCGACGGCGCCGCGGCCATGGACGCCGCCGCGGAGTCCTTCCCGGCCTGGGCGGCGACACCCGTGCGCGAGCGCGCCGAGATCCTGCGGCGCGCCTTCGACCTGCTGCAGGCCCGCCGCGAGGACATCGCGCTGCTGATGACGCTCGAGATGGGCAAACCGCTCGCCGAGGCGCGCGGCGAGGTGGCCTACGGCGGGGAGTTCCTGCGGTGGTTCAGCGAGGAGGCCGCGCACGTCCAGGGCCGCTACGGCGCCAACCCCGAGGGCACCGGCCGCATGATCGTCACGCAGCACCCGGTGGGTCCGTGCTTCCTCATCACGCCGTGGAACTTCCCGCTCGCGATGGCCACGCGCAAGATCGCCCCCGCCCTCGCCGCGGGGTGCACCGTCGTGATCAAGCCGGCCTCGCTCACGCCGCTGACGACCCTGTTCTTCGTCAAGCTGCTCGAGGAGGCGGGCGTCCCCGCCGGCGTCGTCAACGTCATCACGACCTCCACGACCGGACCGGTGTCCGAGCGCATCATCCGCGACCCGCGCCTGCGGAAGCTCTCGTTCACCGGATCCACCCCCGTGGGCCAGCGTCTGCTGCAGCAGGCCGCCGAGGGCGTGCTGCGCACGTCGATGGAGCTCGGGGGCAACGCGCCGTTCGTCGTGTTCGACGACGCGGACCTGGACAAGGCCGTCGAGGGCGCGATGCAGGCGAAGTTCCGCAACATCGGCCAGGCCTGCACGGCGGCCAACCGCTTCATCGTGCACCGCTCGGTCGTCGAGGAGTTCACGCGCCGCGTCACCGAGCGCGTGCAGGGCATGCGCATCGGGCGCGGCACCGAGGACGGCGTGCAGATCGGCCCGCTCATCGATGACCGCGCGGTCGCGAAGGCCACGCAGCTGGTCGGTGACGCCGTCCAGCGCGGCGCCACGGTCACCGTCGGCGGCGCGGCCGTGGACGGCCCCGGCACCTTCTACCAGCCCACCGTCGTCGCCGACGTGCAGCCGGGCAGCGAGATCCTCCGCGAGGAGATCTTCGGTCCTGTCCTCGCGATCGTGCCGTTCGACACCGAGGACGATGCCGTGCGCATCGCCAACGACACCGAGTACGGTCTGGTGTCCTACGTCTTCACCGAGAACCTCGCCCGCGGGCAGCGCATGATCGAGCGCCTGGAGACGGGGATGATGGGGCTGAACGTCGGCGTCGTATCCAACGCCGCCGCGCCCTTCGGCGGGTGGAAGCTCTCCGGCCTCGGGCGCGAGGGCGGCGCCGAGGGCATCCACGAGTACCTGCAGACCAAGTACACGCTCACGGCCAACCCGTTCGCCTGAGCGACGGGGCGGGGCGGATGCGGGGGCATCCGCCCGGCGGCCGCCGGAGGCATACTGGACCGATGACGCGCAGGCACGACAGGGCAAGCGGGCCCTTCGCCGGGCGCTCCCTGTGGTGGTGGGGGAGCGCGGCGGTCATGGCCGTCGCGGTCGTCGGCGCCGTCGTGCTGCTCGCGCTGCCGTTCTGACCCGCGTTTCGCGCGGCGGAAATGGATCCGCGTCGCCGCGACCCCCGCGGTATGGTTCACGGCATGAGTGCCTACCCGGTCGCCCCGGTCCTGTACGAACTGCCGGCCGACCTGCAGTCGGAGTCGGTCCTGCAGAGCTTCATCGATTGGATCGCCGAGCACCGCGGCATCCGCCTCGACGGCTATCGCGACCTGTACGACTGGTCGATCACGGATCTCGACGGGTTCTGGGAGTCGGTCTGGCAGTTCTACGGCGTGCACTCGAGCACGCCGTACACGGCCGTGCTCGCCGAGGAGCGCATGCCCGGCGCCGTGTGGTTCCCCGGCGCACGGCTGAACTACGCCGAGCACGTGCTCCGCGGCGACGGCACTCGCTGCGCTTTCGTCGCGTACTCCCAGACCCGGCCCCCGCAGGAGTGGACCGTCGACGACCTGCGGGCGGAGGTGGGGCGCGTGCGCACCGGCCTCGTCGAAGCAGGGGTGGGCCTGGGTGACCGGGTGGCGGCGTACCTGCCGAACATCCCGGAGACGATCGCCATCGAACTGGCCGTGGTGAGCCTGGGCGCGGTGTGGGCGACGTGCGCGCCGGAGTTCGGCGCCTCCAGTGCCATCGACCGGCTGAGCATCATCGAGCCGAAGGTGCTGTTCGCCGTCGGCGGCTATCGGTACGGGCGCAAGAGCATCGACCGGACGGCCGAGGTGGCGGAGATCACGGCGGCGATCGGGAGCCTCGAGCAGGTCGTCGAGGTGGCCTATCCCACCTACGTCCTGCCCGACGCGATCCGGTACGACGACTTCGGCGACGGCGGCGCGGACGACGTCACGTTCGAGCACGTCCCCTTCGACCACCCGCTCTTCGTCATCTTCACTTCGGGCACCACCGGCAAGCCCAAGGCCATCACTCATTGCCACGGCGGGATCCTGCTCGAGCATCTCAAGAACCACGGTCTGAGCTGGGGGCTGCGGGAGGGCGATCGCCTGATGTGGTACTCCACGACCGCGTGGATGGTGTGGAACACCCTTCCCTCCGTGCTCCTGGTGGGCGCGTCCGTCGTGCTGTACGACGGCGACCCCACCTTCCCCGACACCCGCGAGCTGTGGCGTGTCGCGGAGGAGACGAACCCCGACGTCCTGGGCATGAGCCCGGCGTACATCCGCGGAAGCCGGGCCGCGGGGGTCGACCCCCGCACCGAGTTCTCCTTCCCCCGGTTGCGGCAGCTGTGCGCCGTGGGCAGCCCGCTGCCCCGCGACGGCTACCGCTGGGTGCATGAGCAGTTCGGAGACCGCGTCCTCCTCAACGTCGGATCCGGCGGTACCGACGTGTGCAGCGGCATCGTGCAGGGCGCGCCGCTGCTCCCGGTGTACGACGGGCAGATCTCCGGCTCCGCGCTGGGTGTGGCCGCCGCCGCGTTCGACGAGAACGGCGAGGCGGTGCTGGATTCCCCCGGGGAGCTGGTGATCCGCCGGCCCATGCCGTCGATGCCGGTCGGGTTCTGGGGCGATGACGACGGGTCGCGCATGCACGAGGCGTACTTCTCCTCGTACCCCGGCATCTGGCGGCACGGCGACTGGGCGGTCTTCCACGCCGACGGCTCGTGTCAGATCACCGGGCGCTCGGACGCGACGCTGAACCGTGGCGGCGTGCGCCTAGGGACGAGCGAGTTCTACCGCGTGATCGACGCCGCACCCGACGCCGAGGACGCCCTCGTGGTGTTCCTGGAGGGTGAGGGCGAAGACGCCGAGACCGGCCGGCTGCTGCTGTTCGTGCAGATGGCGGGCGGGGCGTCGCTGGACGACGAGCGGCGGGCATCGTTCGCGCGGATGCTGCGCAGCGAACTGTCGCCGCGCCATGTCCCGGACGAGATCCACGCCGTCCCGGCGATTCCGCTGAACCGCACGGGGAAGAAGCTGGAGGTGCCGGTCAAGCGGCTCCTGCAGGGCCGCCCCCTCGCGGAGGTCGCTCAGCTGGGGGCCGTGGCCGATGCCGGCGCACTGGAATGGTTCGCGGAGTTCGCCCGGACCCGATCGGCACCGGTCCTGGACGCATCCACCCCGTGATGACCGGAGGCCGCCGCCCCGAGGGGCGACGGCCTCCGACCGGCTGTGGCGTCTAGCCGTTGAAGCTCTCGATGCACGAGGTCACCGGGTCGATCGAGAGGGCCGGGTCGTCGTACTCCGCCTCGTACTTCTCGATCAGGGTCCAGTAGTCCTCCAGGACGCCCTCCGCGTTGGTCAGGCCCGCGGCGGTGGCGTTGCGCACCCAGAGTTCCTCGTTGGTGTAGGTCTCGCCGTCCACGAGCGCGCCGAGCTCCTCGAACTCGGCCACGGTCTCCTCATCCCATGCCGTGAGCGTCTCGACGTTGGGGATGGACGAGATCATCTCGCACTGCTCGTCGGTCCCGACGAAGTGGGTGCCGTCGGCGCTGTCGTAGCCGTTCTTCCACACCTCGATCTCCGCGCCCGAGTTCAGCTCGTCCGCGACCTCCTCCAGGGTCGCCTTGATGTCGTCGGGGAACTCGTCGTAGTAGTCCTTCGCCCAGTACATGGCGAACTCGGAGTACACGCCCTGGCCGGTGTCGACCCAGTGCTTGAGGACCTCACCGAGCTTCCACGCCACGACGAAGTCCATGGCGCCGGCGGCCGCGCTGACGAGGCCGGTGGAGAAGGAGTTGTACGCCTCGTCGGCGGTCACCTGTGTGGGGACGACACCGGCGGCGGCGAAGTTGGGCGCCGCGATGGTGCCGGCGGTGCGCATCGTCAGACCCTCGAGGTCGGCCGGTCCTTCCAGCGGCGTGTTGGACCCGACCAGGATGTTGCCGACGGACCACGTCGACACCGAGTACAGGTTCTTCGCGTCCAGGAACGCCTTGACGTCCTCGTTGGTCTCGGTCAGCTCGGCCATCGCCGCGGTGATCGCCGCGGAGTTCGTCGGGCCGAACGTGATCTCGGGCAGGGAGTTCGGCACGAAGATCGACGGCTGGTAGTTGGGCACCGTGACCAGCAGCTGGGCGCTGCCGTCCTCGATGCACGCGTACTGGTCGGCCTGCGCACAGATCTCGTTCGCGGTGGTGCGGTTGAACGTGATCGCGCCGTCGGTGCGCTCCTCGACCTGATCCATGTACCACTCCTGGGCGGGGCGGAGGACGGACTGGTCGGCGGCGACCGAGGTGATCGTGACCTCCCATTCGCCCTCGGCATAGTCGCCGCCGCCCTCGCCGCCGGAGCTGGGGGCCGGCGAGCCGCTGCAGCCCGCCAGGACGGCCACCGCCGTCGCTGCGGCCGCGACGGCCGTGGCCAGTCGTCGTTGGTTGCGTGAAAACATCGGTGTTCTCCTCGGTGTTCAGTGTGATCGGGACGGTGCGGGTTTCCTCGGAATGGTCGGGAACGGGAGCGACCCTCAGGTCAGGGCGCGGGAATGGTGGGGATCTCCGCCGGCGTGCCGTGGAAGGCGGCGTTGACGGCGTCGGACACGAAGGACGGCAGCCACAGGGTCAGCTCCGGCCACAGGTACAGGATCACCAGGACGACCAGGTCGACCACGATGAACGGCAGGATGCCGACGAAGACGGTGCCGCTGCGAACCTTCGCCACGCCGGCGGCCACGAAGGAGTTGATGCCCACGGGTGGCATCACCATCCCGATCTCCATCAGTTTGATGATGAGGATCCCGAGCCAGATGCTCATGAGGAGCTCGGCGGCGGCCTGCGTCGGGGCGTTGGGGAAGAAGTCGGTGGCCAGCGCCATCCCGATGGGGTGGATGATCGGCACGCTCAGCAGCAGCAACGACATCTCCTCGAGGAACATCCCCAGCGGGATGAGGCAGATCAGCAGGATCGCCATCAGGATCTTCGGGTCCAGCTCCCATTCGCCGACGGCATCCTTGATCCCCTGCGTGACACCGGCGTGCACGAAGAACCTCGAGAAGATCACCGAGCCGAAGATGATGAAGAACACCATCGACGTCGTCGCTGCGGTGTCCAGCAGCGAGTCGCGGATCTGGAGCCCCAGGCCCTTCGCCCCCAGCTTGCGCCGCTCGATGATGAGGATGATGACCGAGATCACCGCTCCGAACGCCGCCGACTCGGTGGGGGTGAACAGGCCGGAGAAGATGCCGCCGATGATGACCGTGGCCAGCACCACGACGTACACGACCCCGCGCCAGGGGAGGTTCCGCCAGTCCTTCGTCTTCGCGCTGAGCCCGATGCTCATCGTCAGCGTGCCGGTGTCGGTGCGCCGCGTGTTGCCCTCGGCCTGCGCGCGGGCCCGAGTCTCCCGCTGCAGCGACTCGTAGGAGGCGATGAAGTTGAGGTCCTCCGGCTTGCGCAGCTTGTCCACGCCCACCCGGCGCGCCCCGATGGCCATGATGTACACGACGTAGCCGAGGAAGGAGATGGCCACGGGGATGAGGCCGGCCACGAGCATGGGCGCCACCGACGTGTTCGTGATGACGGCGTAGATGACGATGAACGTGCTCGGCGGGATCAGGATGCCCACGGTGCCGGCGACGGCGACCATGCCGGTGGCCAGGCCCGCGGGGTACCCGTGGCGTCGCATCTCGGGCACGGCCAGCTTGGACATCGTCGCGACCTTCGCGATCGACGAGCCCGACACCGCGGAGAACCCCGCCGCCGCGATCACGGTGGCCACGCCGAGGCCTCCGGGCAGGCGCCGCGTGAAGTAGGCGGCGATCTCCAGGGCGTACTCGGCGATGCGCGCCCGCACGGCGAAGAGGCCGACGAGCATGAACATCGGGATGATCGTGAGGGTGAAGCTGTAGGAGTTCTGGAAGGTCTCGTTGACCATCACGGAGACCGCGACGGTGGGCGATTTGACCATCATCAGCCCGAGGGCGCCGGAGATGCCGAGCGCGAAGCCGATCGGCACGCGGATGGCCAGGAGGAGGAACATCAGCGCGAGCGTGAGCCAGATGGCGACGGTGGAATCGATCATCGTGCGCCTCCCTCCGAGCCGCGTGCCGGGGTCTGGTCGATCTGCTGTTCGTGCTCGGCCAGGCTCGCCGCGCGCAGCGCGTCGCGGTCGCTGAGGGCGGTGGGGTCGCTCGGCGGGGCGTCGTCGAACTGCATGACGTCGTCGTAGGGTCGCCGGCCGAGAACCGACCGCACCAGGTTGAGGATCACGACCAGGAAGAAGGGGATCAGTGCGGCGGCGAAGACCCAGCGCCACGGCCACAGCGGGGCGAGGCCGACGCCGTCGACGACGGTCTCGGGAACCGGCCACGTGCGGGTGATCGCGCGGTCCACCGACGCCCAGAGCAGCCACAGGAGGTAGCCGCTGGCGAGGGACCAGATGACGATGTCCAGCACGCGGTTCGCCTTCGGCCCGAGCCGTTCGGTGACGACCTGCACGGACACCTGCTCGCCGCGCACGGTGGTCCACGCCATACCCGCGAACGTCGCGGTCACGAGCAGTCCGCTCACGAGGTTGGTCACATCGAACGGATCGCCCAGCCATCTGGCGACCACCGAGCCCACGAAGGCGGCGACGATGCCCAGTGTCGCCAGTGTCGCGATCATGGCCGAGACGGCAGCCACCCAGATCACGGCGTTCTCCACGACGCGGATCGGGTCGTCCTTCAAACCGGGTGCACTCACCTTCGAGCCCTCCTCGTCACCAGGAGAGGTCCCCTGGCGTCACGGAGGCTGACGGTACACGAACGGTGCACGCGTCGCGACGGTTCCCGGAAGGTCCGCATCAGCGCGTCAACCACGCCGTCGCCGCTTCCTTGAACGTGCGGGACGAGACCGCGCTCGTGTGCGAGCGCCCCGCCACCGGCACGAAGTCCGCGCCGACGGCGCGGGCGAGCGCCTCCCCGCCGGCGGCGACGATGTCACGGTCGCCGTTGACGATGCACATCGGCGCGGCGGGCGCGGGGTCCGCGGGGAGGATGGCGGCCGCGTCCCGGCCGACTCCTTCCACGACGTCCAGGAGCACCCCGACGTCATTGCCCGGCACGAGGGATACCTGCTGAACGAGAGCCGCGGTCGGGCCGTGGAGGATCGGGGTGCCGCGGAAAACAGCGGCGCGCGCGGCCTTCAGGTCGATGTCGGCGAGCGGGGACGTGGGTCCGAAGCCGCCGAGGACGAGCCGCCGGATCCGTCGCGGCTGCGCCATGGCGAGGGTCCATCCCAGGCGCGAACCGAGCGAATAGCCGAGATACCCGACCTCCTCGGCGCCGACGGCATCCAGCACGGCGACGAGGTCGGACACGAACAGGTCCAGGCGGTAGTTGCCGGGTCCGGCCGGCCGGGCACTGCTGCCGTGACCGCGCAGGTCGACGGCGATCCCCCGGAGGCCGGCGCCGGCGAGCGCGTTTTCCCACCCAGTTCGTCGCCAATTCTGTGCACCATTCGACGCGAATCCATGCACGACGAGAACAGGCCGGCCGTCCGCGGAGCCGATCTCCTCCCACGAGATGGCCGCGTCCCCCGTCAGAACCGTCGGCATCAGTCGTCCTCGGGCGGGCGCAGCTTGACGCGCTTGACCGGCACGTCAGCGTCGACGGCGGGGATCCTCCCCACGATCCCGGCGCTCTCCTCCGGCACCTCGAAGGTGATCAGCGCGTCGCCCACGCGCACCGTTTCGCCCTCCTCCGCGCCGAGGCGGGAGACGACGCCGGAGGTGGGCGAGGGGAGCTCCACGGCCGATTTCGTCGTCTCCACCTCGACCAGGACGTCGTTGCGCTCGACGAGATCGCCGATCCCGACGTGCCACTCCAGGATGACCGCATCCTCCAGACCCTCGCCGAGGTCGGGAAGCGGGAAGGACAGTTCAGCCACGTCGGTACTCCAGTACTCGCTGCATCCCCAGCAGGATGCGATGGACACTCGGGATCTGCTCGTCCTCGAGGGCGCCGGAGGGGGTCGGCACGTCGTAGCCGGTCACGCGCTGCACCGGCGCGCGCAGCGTGTCGAAGAGCCGCTCCGAGATGCGCGTGGCGACCTCGGCGCCGAGGCCCGCCGTGCGGGCCGCTTCATGCACCACCACCGCCCGGCGGGTGCGACCGACCGACTCCACGATGGTCGCGGTGTCGATGGGGGAGAGCCACCGAAGGTCGACGACCTCCGCCTCCACGCCGTCCTCCGCGGCGATCTCGGCCGCCTTCAGCGACCGATCGACCATCGCGCCCCAGCTGAGGATCGTCACGTGCCTGCCGGGACGGACGATCCTCGCTCCCTCAGCGCCGCCGGAGTTCCCGAAGTCGACCGGCCCCTTCTGCCAGTACCGCGATTTCGGTTCGAGGAAGATCACCGGGTCGGGACAGCGGATCGAGGCCCGAAGCAGGTGGTAGGCATCGTGCGCGCCTGCGGGACTGACCACTTTCAGGCCCGCGACGTGCGCCCAGAACGCCTCCGTGCTCTCGCCGTGCAGCTCGGGGGCCCTGATGCCGCCGTAGCTGGGGACGCGCAACGTGATCGGCATGGGCAGCCGTCCCCGGCTGCGGTAGCGGTAGCGGGCGACCTGGGAGACGATCTGGTCGAACGCCGGATAGGCGAAGCCGTCGAACTGCACCTCGGGGACCGGCCGGAACCCGGCGATCGCCAGGCCCACCGCGGTGCCCAGGATGGCCGATTCGGCCAGCGGAGTGTCGAAGACGCGGACCGACCCGAAGCGGGCCTGCAGGCCATCGGTGACGCGGAAGACGCCACCGAGCACGCCGACGTCCTCCCCGAAGACCAGGACGCGCGGATCGGCCTCCAGCTCGTCCGCGAGCGCGCGATTGAGGGCCTGCTGCACGGAGAGGGTCTGCACGGTGGAGGCTGCGCCGTCCGGATCGGGCCGCATCGTGGTGGTCATGCGCGAGTGCTCTCTTCCCACGCGGCGCGCTGCTCGAGGAGGTCGTCGGTGAGCTCCTCGTAGACGTCGGCGAAGAGCTCCTCGCCGCCGCGAGGCGGGAGCGTGGTCAGGTGGATGC
Coding sequences within:
- a CDS encoding TRAP transporter small permease; this encodes MSAPGLKDDPIRVVENAVIWVAAVSAMIATLATLGIVAAFVGSVVARWLGDPFDVTNLVSGLLVTATFAGMAWTTVRGEQVSVQVVTERLGPKANRVLDIVIWSLASGYLLWLLWASVDRAITRTWPVPETVVDGVGLAPLWPWRWVFAAALIPFFLVVILNLVRSVLGRRPYDDVMQFDDAPPSDPTALSDRDALRAASLAEHEQQIDQTPARGSEGGAR
- a CDS encoding TRAP transporter large permease: MIDSTVAIWLTLALMFLLLAIRVPIGFALGISGALGLMMVKSPTVAVSVMVNETFQNSYSFTLTIIPMFMLVGLFAVRARIAEYALEIAAYFTRRLPGGLGVATVIAAAGFSAVSGSSIAKVATMSKLAVPEMRRHGYPAGLATGMVAVAGTVGILIPPSTFIVIYAVITNTSVAPMLVAGLIPVAISFLGYVVYIMAIGARRVGVDKLRKPEDLNFIASYESLQRETRARAQAEGNTRRTDTGTLTMSIGLSAKTKDWRNLPWRGVVYVVVLATVIIGGIFSGLFTPTESAAFGAVISVIILIIERRKLGAKGLGLQIRDSLLDTAATTSMVFFIIFGSVIFSRFFVHAGVTQGIKDAVGEWELDPKILMAILLICLIPLGMFLEEMSLLLLSVPIIHPIGMALATDFFPNAPTQAAAELLMSIWLGILIIKLMEIGMVMPPVGINSFVAAGVAKVRSGTVFVGILPFIVVDLVVLVILYLWPELTLWLPSFVSDAVNAAFHGTPAEIPTIPAP
- a CDS encoding alpha-ketoacid dehydrogenase subunit beta, whose protein sequence is MTTTMRPDPDGAASTVQTLSVQQALNRALADELEADPRVLVFGEDVGVLGGVFRVTDGLQARFGSVRVFDTPLAESAILGTAVGLAIAGFRPVPEVQFDGFAYPAFDQIVSQVARYRYRSRGRLPMPITLRVPSYGGIRAPELHGESTEAFWAHVAGLKVVSPAGAHDAYHLLRASIRCPDPVIFLEPKSRYWQKGPVDFGNSGGAEGARIVRPGRHVTILSWGAMVDRSLKAAEIAAEDGVEAEVVDLRWLSPIDTATIVESVGRTRRAVVVHEAARTAGLGAEVATRISERLFDTLRAPVQRVTGYDVPTPSGALEDEQIPSVHRILLGMQRVLEYRRG
- a CDS encoding TRAP transporter substrate-binding protein; this translates as MFSRNQRRLATAVAAAATAVAVLAGCSGSPAPSSGGEGGGDYAEGEWEVTITSVAADQSVLRPAQEWYMDQVEERTDGAITFNRTTANEICAQADQYACIEDGSAQLLVTVPNYQPSIFVPNSLPEITFGPTNSAAITAAMAELTETNEDVKAFLDAKNLYSVSTWSVGNILVGSNTPLEGPADLEGLTMRTAGTIAAPNFAAAGVVPTQVTADEAYNSFSTGLVSAAAGAMDFVVAWKLGEVLKHWVDTGQGVYSEFAMYWAKDYYDEFPDDIKATLEEVADELNSGAEIEVWKNGYDSADGTHFVGTDEQCEMISSIPNVETLTAWDEETVAEFEELGALVDGETYTNEELWVRNATAAGLTNAEGVLEDYWTLIEKYEAEYDDPALSIDPVTSCIESFNG
- a CDS encoding acetoacetate--CoA ligase; this translates as MSAYPVAPVLYELPADLQSESVLQSFIDWIAEHRGIRLDGYRDLYDWSITDLDGFWESVWQFYGVHSSTPYTAVLAEERMPGAVWFPGARLNYAEHVLRGDGTRCAFVAYSQTRPPQEWTVDDLRAEVGRVRTGLVEAGVGLGDRVAAYLPNIPETIAIELAVVSLGAVWATCAPEFGASSAIDRLSIIEPKVLFAVGGYRYGRKSIDRTAEVAEITAAIGSLEQVVEVAYPTYVLPDAIRYDDFGDGGADDVTFEHVPFDHPLFVIFTSGTTGKPKAITHCHGGILLEHLKNHGLSWGLREGDRLMWYSTTAWMVWNTLPSVLLVGASVVLYDGDPTFPDTRELWRVAEETNPDVLGMSPAYIRGSRAAGVDPRTEFSFPRLRQLCAVGSPLPRDGYRWVHEQFGDRVLLNVGSGGTDVCSGIVQGAPLLPVYDGQISGSALGVAAAAFDENGEAVLDSPGELVIRRPMPSMPVGFWGDDDGSRMHEAYFSSYPGIWRHGDWAVFHADGSCQITGRSDATLNRGGVRLGTSEFYRVIDAAPDAEDALVVFLEGEGEDAETGRLLLFVQMAGGASLDDERRASFARMLRSELSPRHVPDEIHAVPAIPLNRTGKKLEVPVKRLLQGRPLAEVAQLGAVADAGALEWFAEFARTRSAPVLDASTP
- a CDS encoding NAD-dependent succinate-semialdehyde dehydrogenase gives rise to the protein MSVSREEELLASVPDGLYIAGQWRAAEGGKTLDVADPATGDVIRSIADASVADGAAAMDAAAESFPAWAATPVRERAEILRRAFDLLQARREDIALLMTLEMGKPLAEARGEVAYGGEFLRWFSEEAAHVQGRYGANPEGTGRMIVTQHPVGPCFLITPWNFPLAMATRKIAPALAAGCTVVIKPASLTPLTTLFFVKLLEEAGVPAGVVNVITTSTTGPVSERIIRDPRLRKLSFTGSTPVGQRLLQQAAEGVLRTSMELGGNAPFVVFDDADLDKAVEGAMQAKFRNIGQACTAANRFIVHRSVVEEFTRRVTERVQGMRIGRGTEDGVQIGPLIDDRAVAKATQLVGDAVQRGATVTVGGAAVDGPGTFYQPTVVADVQPGSEILREEIFGPVLAIVPFDTEDDAVRIANDTEYGLVSYVFTENLARGQRMIERLETGMMGLNVGVVSNAAAPFGGWKLSGLGREGGAEGIHEYLQTKYTLTANPFA
- a CDS encoding biotin/lipoyl-containing protein, coding for MAELSFPLPDLGEGLEDAVILEWHVGIGDLVERNDVLVEVETTKSAVELPSPTSGVVSRLGAEEGETVRVGDALITFEVPEESAGIVGRIPAVDADVPVKRVKLRPPEDD
- a CDS encoding alpha/beta fold hydrolase encodes the protein MPTVLTGDAAISWEEIGSADGRPVLVVHGFASNGAQNWRRTGWENALAGAGLRGIAVDLRGHGSSARPAGPGNYRLDLFVSDLVAVLDAVGAEEVGYLGYSLGSRLGWTLAMAQPRRIRRLVLGGFGPTSPLADIDLKAARAAVFRGTPILHGPTAALVQQVSLVPGNDVGVLLDVVEGVGRDAAAILPADPAPAAPMCIVNGDRDIVAAGGEALARAVGADFVPVAGRSHTSAVSSRTFKEAATAWLTR